The genome window CtaactcggacgacaataatcgtcttaccacaatctgcaaggcatccagaacaagtcgaCCAACTTAAAGGGCTCtaactcggacgacaataatcgtcttaccacaatctgcaaggcatccagaacaagtcatccaacataaatggctctgactcggacgacaattTTCGTCTTACCACAACCAAAACATCTCTTATCTGAACTAGAACTTTGCGGTTCATTCTTAATTGTCATGAATGGTTTACGATTATCaggtttaacattaaattaggtTTAGTATAGTTGGCTAAGAACGAAACTACACGACGGCGACGCTGCGAAGAACGGTTACGAGCACGATCACGACCTCGCGTTCTATCACTACCTAATCTCGGATAATGTTTTCGACTATGCACCGAAGATCGTTCACTATCACTATCACTAGACGTAGACGTATCTCTATTACGACCTGCACGACGCCTCCTCATGCGAGACTCGTTTGTTCGCAGAGGTGGAGTACCTTCCGACCTGCTACGCGATCTAAACCGGTTACGCATCCcgagcaaattttaattaaaaacgcaaGAGATTCGATTAACGGCCGTTTGTTCTTTTTCACCCTCTTATGAAGTAATTTGGAAAGCAGATAGTGGGCTGAAAGGcttatcccacttctgatgaaggggcaggagggccttcatcagaaatcatattgtgcgagtataaaagcgggtatgtcggcaggtgggcgtgaacagatcacgagtccttgttgcaatcgcagttgtttaataagggttaagtaaccaaaaatacacagtgaatgaacactgtagtgtctaaccaacgcgacattaacttaattaagcggcagatttaatttgttaattagatgctaagcgattcgtcgcaaacgtggtgcgcgggcgccgtctcgaacaacactgttcaatggccgccctcacaaccatcgacagtgacgcttcgcttggctgaaaaagtcaaccagtcatttgactttggcggatacgccgaCAAATAAATATCCAGAAAAACGTAAATATTATTCCTTGCCTAATAAAACAGTtggaatgtataaaaaatagcatGTGTTTACTTTCTGAAAAATATGACACGTTGTTAGCTGAGCACGAAAAATCAAAGGACAAAATACGCAAACTTGAAAAGACAGTggaaaacataaacaataagtGCGTTTATGTGGAAAAGTGCAATACTGCATTAGAACAAAAGCTACATGACTATGAGCAATTAACTCGCAAGCAGAATATCGAAATTGTAGGTCTTGAAGCAATGCCAGACGAAAATGTTACAGAAATTGTTAGTAAGCTAGGGAAGATGATCAATGTCAGTGATGATAATATTGAATGGGTGAGACGGAATCAACCACGAAAACAAGGTATTAGTTCTGCATCCATAATAGTCGGGTTTAAAGCATCGGGAACCAAATCACGCGACGCGTGGCTAGCAGAAAGACACAAGCTAAGTGATATAACAAGCGACAAGATAACTGGCGGCATAAAAAAGAGTAAAGTCTACATCAATGAGGACCTCACTAAATCAACCCGGACTTTATTATGGTTTACTAAGAAGGTGCTACGGCACcactacaaatatatttggGTGTCTAATGGGAAGATTTTGGTTAAGAAGATGGATGGCAATAAAACATCCTGGGTGAGATCTGAAAAAGATATATTTGATCTTCTCAAAAAGAAAGATTAGAAATctattttcttaatgttttcCTTAAGTTTCTACTTTGTTTACTATGATAATGAAAATTCCCGATCTTAGATAATATCATTACTATTACTGACAATGAAAGAATAAACACTGTTGAAGTAGGAAATCTAAATGCATGGGTGAAAAAgctcaaatataaatatgatttttgtattttgcacATAAATATTAGATCTCTAAAAAAGAACTTTCATGAATTAATTGTCACCTTATATTGTAACTTAAGCAACATCGATGTTATTGTAATAACTGAgccaaatattaatttctctaTGATTAACTTGTATACGATTAAGGGATTCAATATACATAGTTTTACACGTACAGATCGAACGGGAGGGGGTGTTTTGGTTTATACGCGAGTGTCGTGGCCGGCTCGAGTGATTGAGACAGAACATACTAGCAAAATGCGCTCAGCGGAGTGTGTTTGCATTGTACTAGACGAGACCAGCAATGATccgatatatttattatccaTGTATAGACCTccaagaataaataataataatagaattagACAGTTTCTGACCGAGTTACGTGCAATATTAGAAAACTTGCCCAAAAATACCAAACTCTTCGTGTGTGgagatattaatataaatatattgaaaagtCAAGACAATAATGTTGTTGACTACGAAAATTTACTAGCAGAATACGGCTTAGtgcaatgtataaataaagtaacccgaaaagaaatatttaaggaTAATGTTGTAGAATCATGTCTGGATCACATATATATCAGAGCTCCCTTATCACAAATCAACTCAGCAgtaatacaacaaaaaatatctgaTCATTATATCGTTTCGGCCGCTGTGCAGTGGAACCGCGCTCCATCTAGCGTTAATTGTATCGTTGCAGGATCATCGCGCTCACCATTGAAACGATCCGCTGACATCACGTCGCACTCGGCGGCTGGCCGCGGTTCTCGCGTTTCCAGTATTGCGACTACAGTACGACGTCGTGTGCTCGATAATCGTTTGGTTAGGGAGAGACTACTAAACACTGATTTTAATATGGTTATGTCTATTGAATGccctattaaattatatgatgCCCTACATGAAATAttctcaaatatttataatgattgtTACAAAACTATTACAGTACGTGCTAGTCATAGAGATAATAAATGTTGGGTAactaataaactcaaaaacatGATAAAGGAAAGAGACAGGATGTTTAGGGCTTGGTGCAATGATCCGAAGAATATGATTAAGAGACTTGAATATACtagatatagaaataaatgcaataaagTGATATCTAAAAGCAGTAATGAATACGATAGGCAACGTATTATcgattgcaataaaaatataagaatggTTTGGGATAGAATACATTCATTGCTGGGGAAAAATAAGCAATCTTTAGAtagtgtaataattaataatatgaatatgcAGGATAACACTAAATGTATAGCAGATAGGTTTGCAAACACATTTAATGAAGAAATTcaacaaattaaacatatctGCAATGAAAAATGGTTAAATAGGGATAACTATGTACAGCAAGCAGATAGAAATATGAGATGGCAGCCTGTCAGTGATTCTGATGTAGAAaagactattaataaaatgaaccaTAAGAAATCTCCTGGTAGCGATCAAATACGGATGTcagatttgaaattaattagcCGCAAAATAAGTCCAGTCATATCTAAACTCATTAACTTGTCTGTTGAACATCACTCATTTCCTAATCAAATTAAAGAAGCAATAATTCGTCCCGTTTTTAAAAGAGGTGACCGGAAAATATATTCTAACTATAGACCAATTGCAATTTTATCTAGTATAGAAAAGattatagaaaaatgtattgtaaatCAGCTTGGCAATTACTTACAGACC of Papilio machaon chromosome 18, ilPapMach1.1, whole genome shotgun sequence contains these proteins:
- the LOC106713295 gene encoding uncharacterized protein LOC106713295, with the translated sequence MDCQKCKKVLSKKGSHFQCQGQCKGTFHRSCVKGLAADLKAGISRIYCNNCTDEDDSVNDDQEDDARYHDKILKDIQKNVNIIPCLIKQLECIKNSMCLLSEKYDTLLAEHEKSKDKIRKLEKTVENINNKCVYVEKCNTALEQKLHDYEQLTRKQNIEIVGLEAMPDENVTEIVSKLGKMINVSDDNIEWVRRNQPRKQGISSASIIVGFKASGTKSRDAWLAERHKLSDITSDKITGGIKKSKVYINEDLTKSTRTLLWFTKKVLRHHYKYIWVSNGKILVKKMDGNKTSWVRSEKDIFDLLKKKD